In the Rhodospirillaceae bacterium genome, one interval contains:
- a CDS encoding MBL fold metallo-hydrolase, with protein sequence MHLPGPFEIIRVVEMSGAFRPPEFLFPDATAESFAETKTSKDSRFFDAKTGLLMMSFHTMVVKTPRHTILVDTCVGNHKERPALPDWHRRDGPFLADLAAAGVAPESVDFVLCTHLHADHVGWNTKLLDGRWVPTFPNAKYIMARQEVDHWTHVAATSDEPANHRSWDDSVQPILDAGQALLVDSDYEIEPGVHLVPAPGHTPGNVVLHISDGKKVAYMIGDTIHHPVQIERPAWSSTFCWDKDISRATRTKFLESVADTGAIILPAHFAGPTAVTVTGPASGGSAGAETGFDYETLER encoded by the coding sequence AAATGTCTGGCGCGTTTCGTCCCCCTGAGTTTTTGTTCCCAGATGCGACGGCGGAGTCCTTTGCGGAAACAAAAACGTCCAAAGACTCCCGGTTCTTTGACGCTAAAACCGGCCTTCTCATGATGTCGTTTCACACCATGGTGGTTAAAACGCCCCGCCACACCATCTTGGTGGACACCTGCGTCGGCAATCATAAAGAGCGCCCCGCGTTGCCTGATTGGCATCGTCGCGATGGCCCTTTTTTGGCCGACCTCGCCGCGGCCGGTGTCGCACCTGAAAGCGTTGACTTCGTTTTATGTACTCATCTGCATGCCGATCATGTGGGCTGGAACACCAAGTTGCTGGATGGCCGCTGGGTGCCAACATTCCCCAATGCCAAATACATCATGGCGCGCCAGGAAGTGGATCATTGGACCCATGTGGCTGCGACCTCGGATGAACCCGCCAATCACCGATCCTGGGATGACAGTGTCCAGCCCATTCTGGATGCCGGGCAGGCCCTGCTGGTGGACTCAGATTATGAAATTGAGCCGGGCGTTCATCTGGTGCCCGCGCCCGGACATACCCCCGGCAATGTGGTGCTTCACATCAGCGACGGCAAAAAGGTTGCCTATATGATAGGCGATACCATTCATCATCCAGTGCAAATCGAACGCCCCGCATGGTCCAGCACCTTCTGCTGGGACAAGGATATCTCCCGCGCCACCCGGACCAAGTTTTTAGAATCCGTTGCTGATACCGGCGCGATTATCCTGCCCGCCCATTTTGCCGGGCCCACGGCGGTGACCGTCACGGGGCCCGCCTCTGGGGGATCCGCTGGCGCTGAGACAGGGTTTGATTACGAGACTCTCGAGCGCTGA
- a CDS encoding DUF6524 family protein, which produces MANGGLSGKGFLWRWVLCLVLVMATFNPSGISYYAWIIGGGGSLPLKVICGIVLVATYAFVLHATWESLGPFGVGLSVAFFAAVIWALVDFGLLSLNSFSLVAWIALFATATILAVGMSFSIVRRRVTGQVDVDDVDD; this is translated from the coding sequence ATGGCAAACGGTGGACTCAGCGGTAAGGGGTTTTTGTGGCGTTGGGTCTTATGCCTGGTGCTGGTTATGGCCACCTTCAACCCGTCCGGCATCTCATATTATGCCTGGATTATCGGTGGTGGCGGCTCGCTCCCTTTAAAAGTCATCTGCGGCATCGTGTTGGTTGCGACCTATGCCTTTGTTCTCCACGCCACCTGGGAATCTCTGGGGCCCTTTGGTGTCGGCTTGTCCGTCGCGTTTTTTGCGGCGGTCATCTGGGCGCTGGTCGATTTTGGCTTGCTCTCTTTAAATAGCTTCTCTCTGGTCGCCTGGATCGCCCTATTTGCGACGGCAACCATCCTGGCGGTTGGCATGTCTTTCTCCATCGTCCGCCGCAGGGTCACAGGCCAGGTCGATGTCGATGATGTCGACGACTGA
- a CDS encoding 2-oxoglutarate dehydrogenase E1 component, producing MDPTFLTGANATFVAELYAQYLRDPSTVDSSWSAFFNDLGDEAGDLLGELDGASWAPSEAAVIGIADPDAASSAKTPAGKPNGKTGGAPAPSATADHADLLRQTEDSIHALQMIRAYRARGHQIANLDPLKLQKPESHPELDPKVHGFDDGDMDREIYLGGVMDMERATVRHLLNVLKETYCGSIGVELTHIQDPDQKYWLQKRVESERNQTDFSQQGKMAILERLTEAEGFEKFLGTKYTGTKRFGLDGGEATVPAIEQILKVGGKLGIQQVVLGMAHRGRLNILVNVMHKPFTAIFSEFQGNSPNPDEVEGSGDVKYHLGTSADREFDGNVVHLSLTANPSHLEVVDPVVLGKVRAKQGQLKDLERKKVMGLLLHGDAAFAGQGVIAECFGFSQIEGYTTGGTLHFVINNQIGFTTTPQYSRSGLYCTDIAKMVEAPIFHVNGDDAEAVIHCARIATEFRQEFGVDVVLDLVCYRRHGHNEGDEPKFTQPLMYDRIGTHPTARSVYAEKLVAEGVLSQEQADLQMSKFLHEMEVDFESAASYRPNKADWFEGAWKGLDHLAGEEEYQEHETGITEKLLTEVGHAISTVPDDFKINSKIARQLKAKRKAIDTGSGIDWATAEALAFGSLLVEGAHVRLSGQDCRRGTFSQRHASLVDQKNENRYEMLNHIREDQAFFEVIDSPLSELSIVGFEYGYSLAEPHALVLWEAQFGDFSNGAQMIIDQFISSGESKWLRLSGLVLLLPHGYEGQGPEHSSARFERYLQMCGNDNWQICNITTPANYFHALRRQVRRAFRKPLVIMTPKSLLRHKRCVSDLSEMNTNSQFLRVIGETEKLAAASKVRRVVMCTGKVYYDLLQAREDAEINDVAIVRVEQLYPWPKETLKAELKKYKNAEVVWCQEEPANMGCWTFVDRRIEYALEEIDIKAKRPVYAGRMPAASPATGLMKVHVKEQNQLVEWALNTPLGDIPQPFRRLTKLAAE from the coding sequence GTGGATCCCACTTTTCTAACGGGTGCGAACGCGACGTTCGTGGCCGAACTCTATGCGCAATACTTACGCGATCCGTCGACGGTCGACTCATCGTGGAGTGCCTTCTTTAACGATCTTGGCGACGAGGCCGGAGACCTGCTGGGTGAGCTCGATGGGGCCAGCTGGGCACCGTCAGAGGCGGCCGTGATCGGCATCGCTGATCCAGATGCAGCTTCATCAGCAAAGACGCCTGCGGGTAAGCCAAACGGCAAAACGGGTGGCGCACCCGCGCCGTCTGCCACCGCCGATCACGCGGACCTGTTGCGCCAGACAGAAGACTCCATTCACGCGCTGCAAATGATCCGCGCCTATCGTGCCCGGGGTCATCAGATCGCCAACCTTGATCCGCTCAAGCTCCAGAAGCCGGAATCCCATCCGGAATTAGACCCCAAGGTTCACGGCTTTGATGACGGCGACATGGACCGAGAGATCTATCTCGGTGGTGTGATGGACATGGAGCGGGCGACGGTTCGCCATCTGCTTAATGTTCTGAAAGAAACCTATTGCGGCTCGATTGGGGTTGAGCTCACCCATATCCAAGATCCAGATCAAAAGTATTGGCTGCAAAAGCGCGTCGAAAGCGAGCGCAACCAGACGGACTTCTCCCAACAGGGCAAGATGGCCATTCTGGAACGCCTGACCGAAGCGGAAGGGTTCGAGAAATTTCTCGGCACCAAATATACCGGCACCAAGCGGTTCGGCCTGGATGGTGGCGAAGCCACGGTGCCCGCCATTGAGCAAATTCTAAAAGTGGGTGGTAAATTAGGCATCCAGCAAGTGGTGCTCGGCATGGCCCACCGTGGCCGTCTGAATATCCTTGTGAATGTCATGCACAAGCCGTTCACGGCAATTTTCTCAGAGTTTCAAGGCAACTCGCCAAACCCGGACGAAGTCGAAGGCTCCGGCGATGTGAAGTATCACCTGGGGACGTCGGCGGACCGTGAGTTCGATGGCAATGTGGTGCACTTGTCGCTCACCGCCAACCCGTCTCACCTCGAAGTGGTTGACCCCGTTGTGTTGGGCAAAGTGCGGGCCAAGCAAGGCCAACTAAAAGACTTGGAACGCAAGAAGGTCATGGGGCTGTTGTTGCATGGCGATGCGGCGTTTGCCGGTCAGGGCGTCATTGCCGAGTGTTTTGGGTTCTCGCAAATCGAGGGCTACACCACGGGCGGCACACTTCATTTTGTCATCAACAACCAAATTGGGTTCACCACAACACCGCAGTACAGTCGCTCTGGTTTGTATTGCACCGACATTGCCAAGATGGTCGAAGCGCCGATCTTCCACGTCAATGGCGATGATGCCGAGGCTGTGATTCACTGCGCCCGCATCGCCACGGAATTCCGCCAGGAGTTCGGCGTCGATGTGGTGCTCGATCTGGTCTGCTATCGCCGCCATGGCCACAACGAGGGCGACGAACCAAAGTTTACCCAGCCGCTGATGTACGACCGGATCGGCACCCATCCCACGGCGCGCTCGGTCTATGCCGAGAAGCTGGTGGCTGAGGGCGTCCTAAGCCAAGAGCAGGCCGACCTGCAAATGAGCAAGTTCCTACATGAAATGGAAGTCGATTTTGAATCGGCGGCATCTTATCGCCCCAACAAAGCGGATTGGTTTGAAGGGGCCTGGAAAGGTCTCGATCACCTGGCTGGTGAAGAAGAATACCAGGAGCACGAAACCGGCATCACCGAGAAACTTCTAACAGAAGTCGGCCACGCCATTTCCACGGTGCCGGATGATTTCAAGATCAACTCAAAGATCGCCCGCCAGCTCAAAGCCAAGCGCAAAGCCATTGATACCGGTTCGGGCATCGACTGGGCCACGGCGGAAGCCTTGGCCTTTGGGTCTTTGCTGGTTGAAGGCGCTCACGTGCGGTTGTCCGGTCAGGATTGCCGGCGCGGCACCTTCTCGCAGCGCCATGCCTCCTTGGTCGATCAAAAAAACGAAAACCGTTACGAGATGTTGAACCACATCCGCGAGGATCAGGCGTTTTTCGAAGTTATCGATAGCCCGTTATCTGAGCTGTCCATCGTCGGGTTTGAATACGGCTATTCCCTCGCTGAGCCTCACGCCTTGGTGTTGTGGGAAGCCCAGTTCGGCGATTTCTCTAACGGCGCGCAAATGATCATCGATCAGTTCATCTCGTCCGGGGAAAGCAAATGGTTGCGTCTTTCCGGCTTGGTGCTGCTGCTGCCGCATGGCTATGAAGGTCAGGGGCCGGAGCACTCTTCCGCCCGGTTCGAGCGGTACCTGCAGATGTGTGGCAACGACAACTGGCAGATTTGCAACATCACCACACCGGCCAACTATTTCCATGCCTTGCGCCGCCAGGTGCGTCGCGCCTTCCGCAAGCCGTTGGTCATCATGACGCCAAAATCTTTGCTGCGGCACAAGCGCTGCGTCAGCGACCTCAGCGAGATGAATACAAATTCTCAGTTCCTGCGGGTCATCGGCGAGACTGAGAAACTCGCAGCGGCCTCCAAAGTGCGGCGCGTCGTTATGTGTACCGGTAAGGTCTACTATGATCTGTTGCAGGCCCGCGAAGACGCCGAGATTAATGACGTTGCCATCGTCCGGGTCGAGCAGTTGTACCCCTGGCCGAAAGAAACCCTTAAGGCAGAGTTGAAAAAATATAAAAATGCCGAAGTGGTGTGGTGTCAGGAAGAGCCAGCCAACATGGGCTGCTGGACTTTTGTCGACCGGCGTATTGAATATGCGCTGGAAGAAATCGACATCAAAGCAAAGCGCCCGGTCTATGCCGGGCGTATGCCCGCTGCATCGCCGGCAACGGGGCTCATGAAAGTACACGTCAAAGAGCAAAACCAATTGGTCGAGTGGGCGCTGAACACGCCGCTTGGCGACATCCCTCAACCGTTCCGCCGCCTTACAAAACTGGCTGCTGAATAA
- the odhB gene encoding 2-oxoglutarate dehydrogenase complex dihydrolipoyllysine-residue succinyltransferase has product MSTEIKVPQLGESVTEATVAKWLKKPGESVALDEPLVELETDKVTLEVNASAAGKLSEIIAEEGADVEVGAVLGLLAEGEGGSASKSEDKKDSAKKEESAKDTSKKEDSTKEDSKKSDAKTEDKSEDKSEGKSEGKSEAKSESKSESKKASKPASSTSSQSADYPLAPSVRRLVDEHHLDPKSIPATGKNGRLTKGDVLQYVASGGQGVSAPTAPERGPREERVKMTRLRRSIAGRLKEAQNTAAMLTTFNEVDMTAVMDARKKYQDAFVKKNGIKLGFMSFFAKACVTALKELPAVNGAIEDDEIVYKNYYDIGVAVGTPQGLVVPVVRDCDLKDLAEIEADISGYGMKARNGKLTLEEMTGGTFTISNGGIYGSMLSTPILNTPQSAILGMHNITQRAMVMDDGSIAARPMMYLALSYDHRIIDGREAVTFLVRVKQCLEDPARMLYDV; this is encoded by the coding sequence ATGTCGACAGAAATTAAGGTGCCCCAGCTTGGGGAATCCGTCACCGAAGCCACTGTAGCCAAGTGGCTCAAAAAGCCCGGCGAGTCCGTTGCGCTTGATGAGCCATTGGTGGAACTGGAAACCGATAAGGTGACGCTGGAGGTCAACGCCTCTGCCGCAGGTAAGCTGTCTGAAATTATCGCCGAAGAAGGCGCGGACGTCGAAGTTGGCGCGGTTCTCGGTCTGCTGGCCGAAGGCGAAGGCGGCTCTGCTTCGAAGTCAGAAGACAAGAAAGACTCCGCTAAAAAAGAGGAGTCCGCCAAAGACACCTCTAAAAAAGAAGACTCCACCAAAGAAGACTCGAAAAAATCAGACGCGAAGACAGAGGACAAGTCCGAGGACAAGTCCGAGGGCAAGTCTGAGGGCAAGTCTGAGGCGAAATCCGAAAGTAAGTCTGAGAGCAAGAAAGCGAGCAAGCCAGCTTCGTCAACGTCCTCTCAGAGCGCCGATTACCCGCTCGCGCCATCCGTGCGCCGTTTGGTCGACGAGCATCATCTTGATCCCAAAAGTATTCCAGCCACCGGCAAAAACGGTCGTCTGACCAAAGGCGATGTGCTGCAATATGTCGCTTCCGGCGGCCAGGGCGTGTCTGCGCCTACCGCGCCCGAGCGCGGCCCACGGGAAGAGCGGGTCAAAATGACGCGCCTGCGCCGCAGCATTGCTGGCCGCCTGAAGGAAGCGCAAAACACCGCCGCCATGCTCACCACCTTTAACGAGGTGGACATGACAGCCGTGATGGACGCCCGCAAAAAGTATCAGGATGCCTTCGTTAAAAAGAACGGCATCAAGCTGGGGTTCATGTCGTTCTTTGCCAAGGCGTGTGTGACGGCATTGAAAGAACTGCCCGCCGTCAACGGCGCCATTGAAGACGATGAGATCGTCTACAAAAACTACTACGACATCGGTGTTGCGGTCGGCACACCGCAAGGTTTGGTGGTGCCTGTGGTCCGTGATTGCGATCTCAAGGACCTGGCCGAAATCGAAGCCGACATCTCAGGCTACGGCATGAAGGCGCGCAACGGTAAACTCACACTGGAAGAAATGACCGGCGGCACCTTCACCATTTCCAATGGCGGCATCTACGGCTCCATGCTGTCGACGCCGATTTTGAATACACCGCAGTCGGCCATTTTGGGCATGCACAACATCACCCAACGGGCCATGGTCATGGACGATGGTTCCATCGCAGCCCGGCCGATGATGTATCTGGCGCTGTCCTATGATCATCGCATCATTGATGGCCGCGAAGCTGTTACCTTCCTGGTCCGCGTCAAGCAGTGCCTTGAAGACCCAGCCCGCATGCTCTACGACGTATAA